One segment of Deinococcus metalli DNA contains the following:
- a CDS encoding S1 RNA-binding domain-containing protein: MVQLDSGAVAEGRVTRVTDFGAFIQFENGETGLVHISQIAHSFVRNIHDHVREGENIEVKVLGRDERGRLDLSIKELLEEPEEVPRPRAIGRQSPQFEAKLRSFMRDAKERTHGGGGSAAKKPAGGGKRKK; this comes from the coding sequence TTGGTGCAGCTTGATTCCGGCGCGGTCGCAGAGGGCCGCGTGACGCGCGTCACGGACTTCGGCGCGTTCATCCAGTTCGAGAACGGCGAGACGGGCCTGGTGCACATCTCGCAGATCGCTCACTCCTTCGTCCGGAACATCCATGATCACGTCCGTGAGGGCGAGAACATCGAGGTGAAGGTGCTGGGCCGGGACGAGCGAGGCCGACTCGACCTGTCCATCAAGGAGCTGCTGGAAGAGCCCGAGGAAGTGCCGCGCCCCCGCGCGATCGGCCGCCAGAGCCCCCAGTTCGAGGCCAAGCTGCGCTCGTTCATGCGGGACGCCAAGGAACGCACCCACGGCGGGGGCGGCAGCGCTGCCAAGAAACCCGCCGGCGGCGGCAAGCGCAAGAAGTAA
- a CDS encoding S1C family serine protease, whose amino-acid sequence MNRPLSILALTGTLAVGAFAGFQVNEHIAAQNVTATTPAAQGEMVPALAQSTPTSPATYDGGRARTESEANTVNVVKARQNGLVYISVTEGADSTPQAQLRQRLQQQLPFGFGTPDDGQPQTGTGSGFFVNAQGDIITNNHVVEGASEITIRLHGSKTTYKAKVIARAPDFDLALIRAEGVPASAIQPIPLGDSDQLDVGLKAIAMGAPFNLDFSVSEGIISSLERTVPVGTKQVEQSVIQTDAAINPGNSGGPLLNSSGQVIGVNTQILTGGAGQSAGVGFAIPVNTVKKLLPQLQAGKGGVLQTPTLGIQFTDLSGLTSAQRTQAKLPASGALIQQVAPNSPAAAAGLKGGSNNALSVGAASQDQPNAISTDGDIITAIDGQAISAGDDLRRAIIGKQIGDSVQLTVVRGGQTRTVTVDLKAFAFPAAQSQ is encoded by the coding sequence ATGAACCGACCCCTCTCGATCCTGGCGCTGACGGGCACGCTTGCTGTGGGCGCCTTCGCCGGTTTTCAGGTCAACGAACACATCGCCGCGCAGAACGTCACGGCCACCACGCCTGCGGCCCAGGGCGAGATGGTCCCGGCGCTCGCGCAGAGCACCCCCACCAGCCCCGCCACCTACGACGGCGGCCGTGCCCGCACCGAGTCCGAGGCGAACACCGTGAACGTGGTGAAGGCCCGCCAGAACGGGCTGGTGTACATCAGCGTGACCGAGGGCGCCGACAGCACCCCGCAGGCCCAGCTGCGCCAGCGGCTCCAGCAGCAGCTGCCCTTCGGCTTCGGCACGCCGGACGACGGCCAGCCGCAGACCGGCACCGGCAGCGGTTTTTTCGTGAACGCGCAGGGTGACATCATCACGAACAACCACGTGGTCGAGGGCGCCAGCGAGATCACCATCCGCCTGCACGGCTCCAAGACCACGTACAAGGCGAAGGTCATCGCCCGCGCCCCGGACTTCGACCTCGCGCTGATCCGTGCCGAGGGCGTGCCGGCATCGGCCATCCAGCCCATTCCGCTGGGCGACAGCGACCAGCTCGACGTGGGGCTCAAGGCCATCGCCATGGGCGCGCCCTTCAACCTGGACTTCAGCGTGTCCGAGGGCATCATCTCCTCACTGGAACGCACCGTGCCGGTCGGCACCAAGCAGGTCGAGCAGAGCGTGATCCAGACGGACGCCGCCATCAACCCCGGGAACTCCGGCGGACCGCTGCTGAACTCCAGCGGTCAGGTGATCGGCGTGAACACCCAGATCCTCACCGGCGGCGCCGGGCAGAGCGCCGGTGTGGGCTTCGCGATTCCCGTGAACACGGTCAAGAAGCTCCTGCCGCAGCTCCAGGCGGGCAAGGGGGGCGTGCTCCAGACGCCCACCCTGGGCATCCAGTTCACGGACCTCAGCGGCCTGACCTCCGCGCAGCGCACCCAGGCCAAGCTTCCGGCCAGCGGCGCCCTGATCCAGCAGGTCGCGCCGAACAGTCCGGCCGCCGCCGCGGGCCTCAAGGGCGGCAGCAACAACGCCCTGAGCGTGGGCGCCGCCAGCCAGGATCAGCCGAACGCCATCTCCACCGACGGCGACATCATCACTGCCATCGACGGTCAGGCGATCTCGGCCGGGGACGACCTGCGCCGCGCGATCATCGGCAAGCAGATCGGGGACAGTGTGCAGCTCACAGTGGTCCGCGGCGGCCAGACGCGCACCGTCACGGTCGATCTGAAGGCCTTCGCCTTCCCGGCCGCTCAGAGCCAGTAA
- a CDS encoding MazG family protein: MLELLSIMRRLRGPGGCPWDQEQTHDSLRPYLLEEAAEAVDAVTAGDRAELAAELGDVLLQVAFHSVIAEEEGAFTYADVERAIVDKLVRRHPHVFADVNVRDSGEVVSNWQAIKVAERGGRPRRPADSVPRGLGALAREAQTQHLARHRSDRAALEHSVSSAPDSAEGVAQVLEAAVAWARAHGVDAELALREHTQRRLDALAPQDAE; encoded by the coding sequence ATGTTGGAGCTGCTGTCAATCATGCGCCGCCTGCGCGGCCCCGGAGGCTGCCCGTGGGACCAGGAGCAGACCCACGACTCGCTGCGTCCCTACCTGCTGGAGGAAGCGGCCGAGGCCGTGGACGCCGTCACTGCCGGCGACCGCGCAGAACTGGCCGCCGAGCTGGGGGATGTGCTGCTGCAGGTGGCCTTCCACAGCGTGATCGCCGAGGAGGAGGGCGCCTTCACGTACGCCGACGTGGAGCGGGCCATCGTGGACAAGCTCGTGCGGCGGCACCCGCACGTGTTCGCAGACGTGAACGTGCGGGACAGCGGCGAGGTGGTGAGCAACTGGCAGGCGATCAAGGTGGCCGAGCGCGGTGGCCGCCCGCGCCGCCCGGCCGACAGCGTCCCCAGAGGCCTCGGCGCGCTGGCCCGCGAGGCGCAGACACAGCACCTGGCCCGGCACCGGAGCGACCGGGCCGCGCTGGAACACAGTGTGAGCAGTGCGCCCGACTCGGCCGAGGGCGTGGCGCAGGTGTTGGAGGCGGCCGTCGCGTGGGCCCGCGCACACGGCGTCGATGCGGAACTGGCCCTGCGCGAGCACACCCAGCGGCGTCTGGACGCCCTCGCTCCACAGGACGCCGAATGA